A window from Solidesulfovibrio sp. encodes these proteins:
- the malQ gene encoding 4-alpha-glucanotransferase, with protein MQRRASGVLLHVTSLPSPCGIGDFGPGARRFARFLARAAQAYWQILPLTPTSSFIGNSPYSSDSAFAINPLLISPEQLAADGWIEPSDSEAGRPGGNPAVVDFAAVEAYKEALLRRAWARNREKPAEYPGLAVFCREEAAWLDDYALFRAIKAERGGQGFADWPAELRDRFPEALAAARRRLADEVDFTRFVQYLAFSQWRALRRHLRENDIQVVGDMPIYVTQDSADVWANPELFKLDARKRPVFVAGVPPDYFSETGQRWGNPVYDWPAHERTGFSWWLTRLGHNLRLFDVIRLDHFRGFEAYWEIPAAEETAVRGTWVKAPGLALFKAMERRFPSLPLIAEDLGVITAEVRELMAAFGFPGMKILQFAFGPGIAENRDAPHNYERNCVAYTGTHDNNTTLGWARSGEAGEEGRKALFAYLGREIAPEQAPWELIRLVMGSAAATAVTPMQDLLGLGEGARMNMPSVAKGNWAWRVADEQLETALAERLRGLTEIFGRKH; from the coding sequence ATGCAGCGCAGAGCCAGCGGCGTGCTGTTGCACGTAACCTCGTTGCCCTCCCCCTGCGGCATCGGCGACTTCGGCCCCGGGGCGCGCCGCTTCGCCCGGTTCCTGGCCCGGGCCGCCCAGGCCTACTGGCAGATATTGCCGCTGACCCCGACCTCGTCGTTTATTGGCAACTCGCCCTACAGTTCCGATTCGGCCTTCGCCATCAATCCCCTGCTCATAAGCCCCGAGCAGTTGGCCGCCGACGGCTGGATCGAGCCGTCGGACAGCGAGGCGGGCCGTCCCGGCGGCAACCCGGCCGTGGTCGATTTCGCGGCCGTGGAGGCCTACAAGGAGGCCTTGCTGCGCCGGGCCTGGGCGCGCAACCGCGAAAAGCCGGCCGAATATCCGGGACTTGCGGTTTTTTGCCGCGAGGAGGCGGCCTGGCTCGACGACTACGCCCTGTTTCGGGCCATCAAGGCCGAGCGCGGCGGCCAGGGCTTCGCCGATTGGCCGGCCGAGTTGCGCGACCGCTTCCCCGAGGCCCTGGCGGCGGCCCGGCGGCGTCTGGCCGACGAGGTGGATTTCACCCGCTTCGTCCAGTACCTGGCCTTTTCCCAGTGGCGGGCCCTGCGCCGGCACCTGCGCGAAAACGACATCCAGGTCGTGGGCGACATGCCCATCTACGTCACCCAGGACAGCGCCGACGTCTGGGCCAACCCGGAACTGTTCAAGCTCGACGCCCGCAAGCGGCCCGTGTTCGTGGCCGGGGTGCCGCCGGATTATTTCAGCGAGACCGGCCAGCGCTGGGGCAACCCGGTCTACGACTGGCCGGCGCACGAGCGCACCGGCTTCTCCTGGTGGCTGACGCGGTTGGGGCACAATCTGCGGCTTTTCGACGTCATCCGGCTGGACCATTTCCGGGGTTTCGAGGCCTATTGGGAGATCCCGGCCGCCGAGGAAACGGCCGTTCGCGGCACCTGGGTCAAGGCGCCGGGCCTGGCGCTGTTTAAGGCCATGGAGCGGCGCTTTCCCTCCCTGCCGCTGATTGCCGAGGACCTGGGCGTGATCACGGCCGAGGTGCGCGAGCTCATGGCCGCCTTCGGCTTTCCCGGCATGAAGATCCTGCAATTCGCCTTCGGCCCGGGCATCGCCGAAAACCGCGACGCCCCCCACAACTACGAGCGCAATTGCGTGGCCTACACCGGCACCCACGACAACAACACCACCCTTGGCTGGGCGCGTTCGGGCGAAGCCGGGGAGGAGGGGCGCAAGGCGCTTTTCGCCTACCTCGGCCGGGAGATCGCCCCGGAACAGGCCCCCTGGGAACTGATCCGCCTGGTCATGGGCTCGGCCGCGGCCACGGCCGTGACCCCCATGCAGGACCTGCTCGGGCTCGGCGAGGGGGCGCGCATGAACATGCCGTCCGTGGCCAAGGGCAACTGGGCCTGGCGGGTGGCGGACGAGCAGCTCGAAACGGCTTTGGCCGAGCGGCTGCGCGGGCTGACCGAAATTTTCGGCCGCAAGCATTGA
- a CDS encoding sensor domain-containing diguanylate cyclase, whose amino-acid sequence MASDARGKERFTAEIAALNRRIAELEDLHAQCLETERALRRNEDRYRRLLESVTDYVYTVTVRDGQALSTVHGPNCLAVTGYAAEEYRDNPLLWLTMVPEEDRPAVLLHAARVMAGDPAPLEHRIVHKDGTIRFVRNTPVIHRDAAGSLASYDGIINDVTERRRAEELITRMSLHDGLTGLPNRALYMDRLRQTLKLAERTGEKAAVYFIDLDRFKAVNDAFGHEAGDRVLVEAARRLAVCVRRSDTVARLGGDEFVALTPGVGDVANASLIAGKLVAAMRAPFLVLGRRCTLGASVGVALFPDDASRAGELLRLADAAMYAAKNAGRNGWRMAGDLPAGTHGSTSE is encoded by the coding sequence ATGGCCAGCGATGCCCGGGGCAAGGAACGGTTTACGGCCGAGATCGCGGCCCTCAATCGCCGGATCGCCGAGCTTGAGGACCTGCACGCCCAGTGCCTGGAGACGGAGCGGGCCTTGCGGCGCAACGAGGACCGCTATCGCCGGCTCCTGGAAAGCGTCACCGACTACGTCTACACCGTGACCGTGCGCGACGGGCAGGCGCTGTCCACCGTCCACGGCCCCAACTGCCTGGCCGTCACCGGCTACGCCGCCGAGGAATACCGGGACAATCCGCTGCTGTGGCTGACCATGGTCCCGGAAGAGGACCGGCCGGCGGTGCTGCTGCACGCCGCCCGGGTCATGGCCGGCGACCCCGCCCCCCTGGAGCATCGCATCGTCCACAAGGACGGCACCATCCGCTTCGTGCGCAACACCCCGGTCATCCACCGCGACGCGGCCGGCTCCCTCGCCTCCTACGACGGCATCATCAACGACGTCACCGAGCGGCGGCGGGCCGAGGAGCTCATCACCCGCATGTCGCTGCACGATGGCCTCACCGGCCTGCCCAACCGGGCGCTGTACATGGACCGCCTGCGCCAGACGCTCAAGCTGGCCGAGCGCACCGGGGAAAAGGCGGCGGTCTATTTCATCGACCTCGACCGGTTCAAGGCGGTCAACGACGCCTTCGGCCACGAGGCGGGCGACCGGGTGCTGGTGGAGGCGGCCAGGCGCCTTGCCGTCTGCGTGCGCCGCAGCGACACCGTGGCCAGGCTCGGCGGCGACGAATTCGTGGCCCTGACCCCGGGGGTGGGCGACGTGGCCAACGCCAGCCTCATCGCCGGCAAGCTGGTGGCGGCCATGCGCGCGCCCTTCCTGGTCCTGGGCCGGCGCTGCACGCTTGGGGCGAGCGTGGGCGTGGCCCTGTTCCCCGACGACGCCAGCCGGGCCGGGGAGCTGCTGCGCCTGGCCGACGCGGCCATGTACGCCGCGAAAAACGCCGGCCGCAACGGTTGGCGCATGGCCGGCGACCTGCCGGCCGGGACTCACGGCAGCACGAGCGAATGA
- a CDS encoding MBL fold metallo-hydrolase, with translation MRLTVLVDNNTLTDRYLLGEPGLSLLLRDGGRRVLFDCGYSDVLCVNAARLGLDLGAVDVVALSHGHLDHTWGLAHLVTLFTSRALEGRPPGRPLLVAHPEAFSPRRLNGLAIGSMVREATLGDHFTPRLTREPLRLTDWLFFLGEIPRQFPFEEAPPVGVRLTAHGTTPDTLPDDTALAYLGEEGLVIVTGCSHAGICNIVAHAREVTGESRVAAIVGGLHLFDASPDRVLAVADWLAEAGVCALYPCHCTGLAAKLALAARLPVHEVGVGLTLTFS, from the coding sequence ATGCGGCTGACCGTTCTCGTGGACAACAACACCCTCACCGACCGCTACCTGCTGGGCGAGCCGGGCCTTTCGCTGCTGCTTCGCGACGGCGGCCGTCGGGTGCTGTTCGATTGCGGCTATTCCGACGTGCTGTGCGTCAACGCCGCCCGCCTGGGCCTGGACCTCGGCGCCGTGGACGTGGTGGCCCTTTCCCACGGCCACCTGGACCACACCTGGGGCCTGGCCCATCTGGTGACCCTGTTCACCTCCCGGGCCCTGGAAGGCCGCCCGCCCGGGCGGCCGCTTCTGGTGGCCCATCCCGAGGCCTTTTCCCCCAGGCGCTTAAACGGCCTGGCCATCGGCTCCATGGTCCGCGAGGCCACCCTGGGCGACCACTTCACCCCGCGCCTGACCCGCGAACCCCTGCGTCTGACGGACTGGCTCTTTTTCCTGGGCGAGATTCCCCGCCAGTTCCCCTTCGAGGAAGCGCCCCCCGTGGGCGTGCGCCTGACCGCGCACGGCACCACCCCGGACACCCTGCCCGACGACACCGCCCTGGCCTACCTCGGCGAGGAGGGGCTGGTCATCGTCACGGGCTGTTCCCATGCCGGCATCTGCAACATCGTGGCCCACGCCCGCGAGGTCACGGGCGAGTCCCGGGTGGCGGCCATCGTCGGCGGGCTGCATCTTTTCGACGCCTCCCCGGACCGGGTGCTGGCCGTGGCCGACTGGCTGGCCGAGGCCGGCGTCTGCGCCCTCTACCCCTGCCACTGCACGGGCCTGGCCGCCAAGCTGGCCCTGGCCGCCAGGCTCCCCGTCCACGAAGTGGGCGTCGGGCTGACCCTGACCTTCTCCTAG
- a CDS encoding sigma 54-interacting transcriptional regulator, whose translation MDVSVVRRALACLELAPDTGRGLDDLLVRLMAALADMPGLSSAAVVLADADHAPSIRAQLGAPDVGLLLRAALERGEADAPPRILRRPGAGPAESPLLAAPVFAGKDMPWGWLFVDGLFGAPAPIEDDLRLLGLLAEAVAAMVRVAAQGRERGDDLAREVAFLRSKVSLRYQHVFSEGSSPLLVPLRAAVDRAALSDGPVALLGEDGCGRGVLARLIHELSPRAVRLFSVFDAAAGQQVALRLFGGSRSLDKPGAPGLIEETDGGTLLIEKAHRLPPEVCERLGRYLADGSFTRLGGGRTRVGRSRLLLTAPPQGLGSELAATPNLAVIRVPSLRERPEDIPALLDHLLSLGSARDGRRLSLTPKALKALETYDWPGNIHELRVLVSRLAVTAPDDRIDIADIPPEMLAEGERPPVLPEDAAELRDMERQQVLSALTRHGWVQSRAARELGLTLRQIGYRIRKYGLARDEDENA comes from the coding sequence ATGGATGTTTCCGTCGTCCGCCGGGCCCTGGCCTGCCTGGAGCTGGCCCCGGACACCGGTCGCGGCCTGGATGACCTGCTGGTACGCCTGATGGCGGCCCTGGCCGACATGCCGGGGCTTTCGAGCGCCGCCGTGGTGCTGGCCGACGCGGACCATGCGCCGTCGATCCGGGCCCAGCTCGGCGCGCCGGACGTGGGCCTGCTGCTGCGCGCCGCCCTGGAGCGCGGCGAGGCGGACGCGCCGCCCCGCATCCTGCGCCGGCCGGGCGCCGGCCCGGCCGAGTCCCCCCTGCTGGCCGCGCCTGTCTTCGCCGGGAAGGACATGCCCTGGGGCTGGCTGTTCGTCGATGGCCTGTTCGGCGCGCCCGCGCCCATCGAGGACGACCTGCGGCTGCTGGGCCTTCTGGCCGAGGCGGTGGCGGCCATGGTGCGCGTGGCGGCCCAGGGCCGGGAGCGCGGCGACGACCTGGCCCGCGAGGTCGCCTTCCTGCGCTCCAAGGTGTCGTTGCGCTACCAGCATGTCTTTTCCGAGGGCTCAAGCCCCCTGCTGGTCCCCCTGCGCGCCGCCGTGGACCGGGCCGCCCTGTCGGACGGGCCCGTGGCCCTGCTCGGCGAGGACGGCTGCGGCCGGGGCGTGCTGGCCCGGCTCATCCACGAGCTTTCGCCCCGGGCGGTGCGCCTTTTTTCGGTCTTCGACGCGGCCGCAGGGCAGCAAGTCGCCCTGCGCCTGTTCGGCGGCTCCCGCAGCCTGGACAAACCCGGCGCGCCGGGCCTCATCGAGGAGACCGACGGCGGCACGCTGCTCATCGAAAAGGCCCACCGCCTGCCGCCCGAAGTCTGCGAACGGCTGGGCCGGTACCTGGCCGACGGCAGCTTCACCCGCCTGGGCGGCGGGCGCACCCGCGTCGGCCGCAGCCGCCTCCTGCTTACGGCCCCGCCCCAGGGGCTCGGCTCGGAACTGGCGGCCACGCCGAACCTGGCCGTCATCCGCGTGCCGAGCCTGCGCGAGCGGCCCGAGGACATCCCGGCCCTGCTCGACCATCTGCTGTCCCTGGGCTCCGCCCGGGACGGCCGGCGCCTGTCGCTGACGCCCAAGGCCCTCAAGGCGCTGGAAACCTACGACTGGCCCGGCAACATCCACGAACTGCGCGTCCTGGTCAGCCGGTTGGCCGTGACCGCGCCCGACGACCGCATCGACATCGCCGACATCCCGCCGGAAATGCTGGCCGAGGGCGAGCGGCCGCCGGTTCTGCCCGAGGACGCGGCGGAGCTGCGCGACATGGAGCGCCAGCAGGTCTTAAGCGCGCTCACCCGCCACGGCTGGGTCCAGTCCCGGGCCGCCCGGGAACTCGGGTTGACCCTGCGCCAGATCGGCTACCGCATCCGCAAATACGGCCTGGCCCGGGACGAGGACGAAAACGCCTAA
- a CDS encoding SH3 domain-containing protein, protein MNGKMKNVLGLLVLLTVLVVGCSVSIDLTPPPPAGYIRVVGADSVNVRACPSPQCEVRTVVYRGQGLRVYEYQNGWARIVVSDSGVSGWMDARYLRIP, encoded by the coding sequence ATGAACGGGAAAATGAAAAACGTCCTCGGCCTGCTTGTGCTGCTGACGGTCCTTGTCGTGGGCTGCAGCGTGTCCATCGACCTGACGCCGCCGCCCCCGGCCGGCTACATCCGGGTGGTCGGCGCCGATTCGGTCAACGTGCGCGCCTGCCCCTCGCCGCAGTGCGAAGTGCGCACCGTGGTCTACCGCGGCCAGGGGCTGCGCGTGTACGAATACCAGAACGGCTGGGCGCGCATCGTGGTGTCCGATTCCGGCGTGTCCGGCTGGATGGACGCCCGCTACCTGCGCATACCCTAG
- a CDS encoding geranylgeranyl reductase family protein yields the protein MTETHDVVIVGAGPAGATAAHVLAQKGVSVLVLDKAAFPRDKLCAGLLTWKAVDVLERVFAETPEALLATGVFNAAVSGYRIRFRNHIIAGGEIFYPFHFTSRRVFDKHLLDRAVKAGADARLESRVTAVDPLSGAVRLADGREFRGRFVIGADGVASLVRAACPFDRAAWKAGLGGAMEFSLPRDDALLAGRVHQDLHAPHPTVYAGFLRAGYGWVFPHADRLVIGIGGHSARHAKEFRSKFREFVEFLGLPGELADRAKGHGLPYGNYIEAPWHGRVLLAGDAAGLVETLFGEGIYYALRSGELAGEAALAALSRGADPAAVYGRGLRRDILPELVWSRKLRRLLYASQSWGFLPLLCFVRGGGRLLGEMVHGVRSYRFLLRRAAGPRANGRPASG from the coding sequence ATGACCGAAACCCATGACGTCGTCATCGTCGGCGCCGGCCCGGCCGGGGCCACCGCCGCCCATGTGCTGGCCCAGAAGGGCGTTTCCGTCCTCGTCCTCGACAAGGCCGCCTTTCCCCGCGACAAGCTGTGCGCCGGGCTGCTCACCTGGAAGGCCGTGGACGTGCTGGAGCGCGTTTTCGCCGAAACCCCCGAGGCCCTGCTCGCCACGGGCGTGTTCAACGCCGCCGTGTCCGGCTACCGCATCCGTTTCCGCAACCACATCATCGCCGGCGGCGAGATCTTCTACCCCTTCCATTTCACCAGCCGCCGGGTCTTCGACAAGCACCTGCTCGACCGGGCGGTCAAGGCCGGGGCCGACGCGCGCCTGGAAAGCCGCGTGACGGCCGTGGACCCCCTGTCCGGAGCGGTGCGCCTGGCCGACGGCCGGGAATTTCGCGGCCGGTTCGTCATCGGCGCCGACGGCGTGGCGAGCCTCGTGCGCGCCGCCTGCCCCTTCGACCGGGCCGCCTGGAAGGCCGGGCTCGGCGGGGCCATGGAGTTCTCCCTGCCGCGCGACGACGCCCTGCTTGCGGGCCGGGTCCACCAGGACCTGCACGCCCCCCACCCCACGGTCTACGCCGGATTTCTCCGGGCCGGGTACGGCTGGGTGTTTCCCCACGCGGACAGGCTGGTCATCGGCATCGGCGGCCACAGCGCCCGCCATGCCAAGGAGTTCCGGTCCAAGTTCCGGGAGTTCGTGGAATTTCTCGGCCTGCCCGGGGAGCTGGCCGACCGGGCCAAGGGGCATGGCCTGCCCTACGGCAACTACATCGAGGCGCCCTGGCACGGCCGGGTGCTGCTGGCCGGCGACGCGGCCGGGCTCGTGGAGACGCTTTTCGGCGAGGGCATCTACTACGCCCTGCGCAGCGGCGAACTGGCCGGCGAGGCCGCCCTGGCGGCGCTTTCGCGCGGCGCCGACCCGGCCGCCGTCTACGGCCGGGGCCTGCGGCGCGACATCCTGCCCGAGCTTGTCTGGTCGCGCAAACTGCGGCGCCTGCTCTACGCCAGCCAGTCCTGGGGCTTTTTGCCGCTGTTGTGTTTCGTGCGCGGCGGCGGGCGGCTTTTAGGCGAGATGGTCCACGGCGTGCGCTCCTACCGGTTCCTGCTGCGCCGGGCGGCCGGCCCCCGGGCCAACGGCCGGCCGGCCTCGGGTTAG
- a CDS encoding helix-turn-helix transcriptional regulator — protein MSDKIGPGKPDRYMQPSILMALLDGKSHGYELLQHIAEYGFLKGDAPPGMIYRHLRQMEEEGLVSSQWDATGSGPAKRVYAVTDEGREVLDAWVGYMERQAASLAAFARRYRDREEG, from the coding sequence ATGTCGGACAAAATCGGGCCCGGGAAACCGGACCGCTACATGCAGCCCTCGATCCTCATGGCCTTGCTGGACGGGAAGTCCCACGGCTATGAGTTGCTGCAACATATCGCCGAATATGGATTTTTAAAGGGAGACGCGCCGCCGGGCATGATCTACCGGCATTTGCGCCAGATGGAGGAGGAGGGCCTGGTGTCCTCGCAATGGGATGCCACCGGCTCCGGGCCGGCCAAGCGGGTCTATGCCGTCACGGACGAAGGCCGCGAGGTGCTGGACGCCTGGGTGGGCTACATGGAGCGCCAGGCGGCTTCGCTTGCGGCCTTCGCCAGGCGGTACCGGGACCGGGAAGAGGGCTGA
- the glgB gene encoding 1,4-alpha-glucan branching protein GlgB: protein MWDAKPPRHDVSRLTEHDVYLFKQGNHFDLPDKLGSRPMAVDGEDGVHFAVWAPNAKTVSVVGDFNDWEPGRHRLAVRHDASGIHECFIPGLGAGARYKYHIHSAVGDYRADKGDPYAFYWETSPNTASIVWDLAYDWGDAAWMASRHEKNGFSAPISIYEVHLGSFKRVHEERYRSLSYRELADSLTEHVLRAGFSHVEFLPIMEHPFFGSWGYQTLGYFAPTSRFGTPQDCMALIDRLHHNGIGVVLDWVPSHFPTDGYGLSFFDGTHLYEHADPKKGYHPDWNCYIFNTGRYEVRAFLISSALFWLDRYHVDALRVDAVASMLYLDYSRRDGEWIPNVHGGRENLDNIEFLRRLNEMVYTRFPGTETMAEESTSWPMVSRPPYLGGLGFGMKWNMGWMHDTLRYFSRDPIFRKYHHGELTFSIWYAFSENFVLALSHDEVVYGKKSLLSKMPGDDWRRFANLRLLYGYMYGHPGKKLLFMGGEFGQWQEWNHDAEPQWELLDSPPHQGILQWLADLNRLYRTQTALSERDFKAEGFEWIDYRDAEASVLAFLRRGKRHDDVVLVALNFTPVPREGYRIGVPVAGLWTELLNSDAKIYGGSGLGNAGAVMAEEIESFDHPFSLTLTLPPLAAVFLCPAR, encoded by the coding sequence ATGTGGGACGCCAAGCCCCCCCGCCACGACGTGTCGCGGCTGACCGAGCACGATGTCTACCTGTTCAAGCAGGGCAATCACTTCGACCTGCCCGACAAGCTCGGCTCGCGCCCCATGGCCGTGGACGGCGAGGACGGCGTGCATTTCGCCGTCTGGGCCCCCAACGCCAAAACCGTCTCCGTGGTGGGCGACTTCAACGACTGGGAGCCCGGCCGCCACCGCCTGGCCGTGCGCCACGACGCCTCGGGCATCCACGAATGCTTCATCCCGGGGCTTGGCGCCGGGGCGCGCTACAAGTACCACATCCACTCGGCCGTGGGCGACTACCGGGCCGACAAGGGCGACCCCTACGCCTTCTACTGGGAGACCTCGCCCAACACCGCCTCCATCGTCTGGGACCTGGCCTACGACTGGGGAGACGCCGCCTGGATGGCCTCGCGCCACGAGAAAAACGGCTTCTCGGCGCCGATATCCATCTACGAGGTCCATCTGGGCTCGTTTAAGCGGGTCCACGAGGAGCGCTACCGGTCGCTGTCCTACCGGGAGCTGGCCGACAGCCTCACCGAGCACGTGCTGCGGGCCGGCTTTTCCCACGTGGAATTCCTGCCCATCATGGAGCATCCCTTCTTCGGCTCCTGGGGCTACCAGACGCTCGGGTATTTCGCCCCGACCAGCCGCTTCGGCACGCCCCAGGACTGCATGGCGCTCATCGACCGGCTGCACCACAACGGCATCGGCGTGGTCCTCGACTGGGTGCCCTCCCATTTTCCCACCGACGGCTACGGCCTGTCCTTTTTCGACGGCACCCACCTCTACGAGCACGCCGACCCCAAAAAGGGCTACCACCCGGACTGGAACTGCTACATCTTCAACACCGGCCGCTACGAGGTCCGGGCCTTCCTCATCTCCAGCGCCCTGTTCTGGCTCGACCGCTACCACGTGGACGCCCTGCGCGTGGACGCCGTGGCCTCCATGCTCTACCTGGACTATTCCCGGCGCGACGGGGAATGGATCCCCAACGTCCACGGCGGCCGCGAGAACCTGGACAACATCGAGTTCCTGCGGCGCCTAAACGAAATGGTCTATACCCGCTTCCCCGGCACCGAGACCATGGCCGAGGAATCGACCTCCTGGCCCATGGTGTCCCGGCCGCCCTACCTCGGGGGCCTCGGGTTCGGCATGAAGTGGAACATGGGCTGGATGCACGACACTCTGCGCTACTTTTCCCGCGACCCCATTTTCCGCAAGTACCACCACGGCGAACTGACCTTTAGCATCTGGTACGCCTTCTCGGAGAACTTCGTCCTGGCCCTGTCCCACGACGAGGTGGTCTACGGCAAGAAAAGCCTGCTCTCCAAGATGCCCGGCGACGACTGGCGGCGCTTCGCCAACCTGCGCCTGCTCTACGGCTACATGTACGGCCATCCGGGCAAGAAGCTGCTGTTCATGGGCGGCGAGTTCGGCCAGTGGCAGGAATGGAACCACGATGCCGAGCCGCAGTGGGAGCTGCTCGACAGCCCGCCGCACCAGGGCATCCTCCAGTGGCTGGCCGACCTCAACCGCCTCTACCGGACCCAGACGGCCCTGAGCGAACGCGATTTCAAGGCCGAGGGCTTCGAGTGGATCGACTACCGCGACGCCGAGGCCAGCGTCCTGGCCTTTTTGCGCCGGGGCAAGCGCCACGACGACGTGGTGCTCGTCGCGCTCAACTTCACGCCCGTGCCCCGCGAGGGCTACCGCATCGGCGTACCCGTCGCGGGCCTTTGGACGGAGCTTTTAAACAGCGACGCGAAAATCTACGGCGGCTCGGGCCTGGGCAACGCCGGCGCGGTCATGGCCGAGGAGATCGAGAGCTTCGACCACCCCTTCTCCCTGACCCTGACCCTGCCCCCCCTGGCCGCCGTCTTTTTGTGCCCGGCGCGGTGA
- a CDS encoding HAD-IA family hydrolase yields the protein MTYRIPLDAVVFDFDGTLAELVIDFSAMKDLVARFAAGHLAEVPPADGLPALEYAGRLAGRIAAVSPEAVEAFSRDVARGIRDQEIEAAAKARLFPATRKALARLARAKVKVGIITRNCRAAVLTVFPDLADYAGVLVARDDAARVKPDPRHLLDALGVLGARPERSLMVGDHPMDIATGRAAGARTAGVASGRTSLEELARHGPDYLAPDVGVLVAML from the coding sequence GTGACGTACCGCATCCCCCTTGACGCCGTGGTCTTCGATTTCGACGGCACCCTGGCCGAACTGGTCATCGATTTTTCCGCCATGAAGGACCTGGTGGCGCGTTTCGCCGCCGGGCATCTGGCCGAGGTGCCGCCGGCCGACGGTCTGCCGGCCCTGGAATACGCCGGCCGGCTGGCCGGGCGCATCGCCGCGGTTTCCCCCGAGGCGGTCGAGGCGTTTTCGCGGGACGTGGCCAGGGGCATCCGGGACCAGGAGATCGAGGCGGCCGCCAAGGCGCGGCTTTTTCCGGCCACCCGCAAGGCCCTCGCGCGGCTTGCCCGGGCCAAGGTCAAGGTCGGGATCATCACCCGCAACTGCCGGGCGGCGGTGCTCACGGTTTTCCCGGACCTGGCCGACTATGCCGGGGTGCTCGTGGCCCGCGACGACGCGGCCCGCGTCAAGCCCGACCCGCGCCACCTGCTGGACGCCCTGGGGGTCCTGGGGGCGCGGCCCGAGAGGTCGCTCATGGTCGGCGACCATCCCATGGACATCGCCACGGGCCGGGCCGCCGGGGCGCGCACGGCCGGCGTGGCCAGCGGCCGTACCTCGCTGGAAGAGCTGGCCCGCCATGGGCCGGACTACCTGGCCCCGGACGTCGGCGTGCTGGTGGCGATGCTGTAG
- a CDS encoding class I SAM-dependent methyltransferase gives MNRDPYAVVAGLYDPVTAAFLDPVRRLVRETLAELGAQRVCDVCCGTGRLTGRLRQAGFAAVGVDASPAMLARARAAWPGQAVFARQDARALAFPDGAFDAAVATFALHENAPDDRLAILAELFRLTRPGGHVLVADYLAGLAFSPLGLLVGLAERLAGAEHFGNYRDFLARRGVAGLFQAAGRPVARLRPCLGGRAALAVAPVGAGPGAAVAPARP, from the coding sequence TTGAACCGCGACCCCTATGCCGTCGTGGCCGGGCTCTACGATCCGGTCACGGCGGCCTTCCTCGACCCCGTGCGCCGGCTGGTGCGGGAAACCCTGGCGGAACTGGGGGCGCAACGGGTCTGCGACGTCTGCTGCGGCACGGGCCGGCTGACCGGCCGGCTTCGCCAGGCGGGGTTCGCGGCCGTCGGCGTCGACGCCAGCCCGGCCATGCTGGCCAGGGCGCGGGCGGCCTGGCCGGGCCAGGCGGTCTTCGCCCGCCAGGACGCCCGCGCCCTGGCATTTCCCGACGGCGCCTTCGATGCGGCCGTGGCCACCTTCGCCCTGCACGAAAACGCCCCGGACGACCGCCTGGCCATCCTGGCCGAGCTTTTTCGCCTGACCCGGCCGGGCGGCCACGTGCTGGTCGCGGACTACCTGGCCGGGCTTGCCTTCTCGCCCCTGGGCCTGCTCGTCGGCCTGGCCGAACGCCTGGCCGGGGCCGAGCACTTCGGCAATTACCGGGATTTCCTGGCTAGAAGAGGGGTTGCGGGCCTTTTTCAGGCGGCGGGCCGGCCGGTTGCCCGGCTTCGTCCGTGCCTGGGGGGGCGGGCGGCGCTGGCTGTGGCGCCGGTTGGGGCTGGTCCTGGGGCGGCTGTGGCGCCGGCTCGCCCGTGA